The Oscillospiraceae bacterium genome window below encodes:
- a CDS encoding helix-turn-helix transcriptional regulator, protein MFSEKINILITRLLATNADIAKYAGFSASNISRFRTGARIPKPGSTPVRKFIEGVYTYADNRNALPLLCSVFGENPLESSQQIKTALYDWLFSDCICSKTTEKEKVVLFRPAPFRFFGDKLNAVMNMLGLSNIRLSRAVNIDPSHISRFRNGVRTPKSNMRLINFICDYLLERIKEQHEINGLAKLMNVSPSLLEDDDYRMIAFREWLCDFGKSGDESAVDRLLESIDSFTPDIKIPLPDFDAVASREILNDSRVFYSGIAGLRFAIIRFLGSIVKMGARELWLYSDQNIKWMTGDSGFRLKWFTLMSECVRRGIKIKIIHNIDRDIAEMISAIESWMPLYMSGIIEPYVCKRSADGRFSHTIFLCPDMACIEACHVKGFEGNGLYNYYTDHSHLELLKKEYLGLLAMCEPLIKIYTENDWSNFLLGSNDLSPNGGVTSLLNSLSIGSMPESLLLSMLKRVKLGENETNQIMSFWNYRKKFYDDALLNGYIYEFIPTASDEQLLSENAPLNLGSIMVGLEIYYTAEEYAQHIKNIITLLDEHTNYRFYLLPEMPFSNMQIIINNGYVIVMKSNTPRFAFTFTHPLMIGAFNEYMNRLKEQYKQDRNSIKQKLARYL, encoded by the coding sequence GTGTTTTCAGAAAAAATTAATATACTCATAACCAGACTTTTGGCTACCAATGCCGATATAGCCAAATATGCGGGATTCAGTGCGTCAAATATCAGCCGTTTTCGAACCGGAGCAAGAATACCGAAGCCCGGAAGCACCCCGGTTCGTAAGTTCATTGAAGGTGTATATACATATGCGGATAACAGGAATGCGTTGCCGTTATTATGCTCGGTTTTTGGAGAAAACCCTTTGGAAAGCTCCCAGCAAATAAAAACAGCACTGTACGATTGGCTTTTTTCAGACTGCATATGCTCAAAAACAACAGAGAAGGAAAAAGTGGTATTATTCCGTCCTGCTCCGTTCCGTTTTTTCGGTGACAAACTCAACGCCGTTATGAATATGCTCGGGCTGTCCAATATCCGTTTGAGCAGAGCGGTTAATATTGATCCGTCACATATCAGCCGCTTTCGAAACGGCGTCAGAACTCCAAAATCCAATATGCGGCTTATTAATTTTATCTGCGATTATCTGCTGGAAAGAATAAAAGAACAGCATGAAATAAACGGTTTGGCTAAGCTGATGAATGTTTCACCGTCGTTGCTTGAAGATGACGACTATCGTATGATAGCCTTTCGCGAATGGTTGTGCGACTTTGGAAAGAGCGGTGACGAATCCGCCGTTGACAGGCTTCTTGAAAGCATTGATTCTTTTACGCCTGATATAAAAATTCCGCTTCCTGACTTTGACGCTGTGGCATCTCGTGAAATATTAAATGACAGTCGCGTTTTTTATTCAGGGATAGCCGGACTTCGCTTTGCGATTATTCGCTTTTTAGGCAGCATAGTCAAAATGGGCGCAAGAGAACTGTGGTTATATTCTGATCAAAATATTAAATGGATGACCGGCGACAGCGGTTTTCGGTTAAAATGGTTTACGCTTATGAGCGAATGCGTTCGTCGTGGGATAAAAATCAAAATTATACATAATATTGACCGAGATATTGCTGAAATGATATCGGCAATCGAAAGCTGGATGCCGTTATATATGTCGGGTATTATTGAGCCATATGTATGCAAGCGAAGCGCTGACGGACGTTTTTCACACACGATTTTTCTTTGCCCGGATATGGCGTGCATTGAGGCATGTCATGTAAAAGGTTTTGAAGGAAACGGATTATATAATTATTATACCGACCATTCTCATCTGGAGCTTTTGAAAAAAGAATACTTGGGATTGCTTGCGATGTGTGAGCCTTTGATAAAAATATATACGGAAAACGATTGGAGTAATTTTTTACTTGGGTCGAATGATCTTTCCCCGAATGGCGGAGTCACATCGCTTTTAAATTCACTTTCAATAGGTTCAATGCCGGAATCTCTGCTTCTTTCTATGTTAAAACGCGTAAAGCTTGGTGAAAACGAAACAAATCAAATCATGTCATTTTGGAATTACAGAAAAAAATTTTACGACGATGCTTTATTAAACGGATATATATATGAATTCATTCCAACTGCCAGTGATGAGCAGTTGCTTTCAGAAAATGCTCCTTTGAATCTCGGAAGTATAATGGTAGGTCTGGAGATATACTATACCGCGGAGGAATATGCACAGCATATAAAAAATATTATTACTTTGCTCGACGAGCATACAAATTACCGTTTTTACCTTCTTCCCGAAATGCCGTTTTCCAATATGCAAATTATTATTAACAACGGATATGTAATTGTTATGAAATCAAATACACCGCGCTTTGCTTTCACATTCACACACCCGTTGATGATTGGCGCTTTCAATGAATATATGAACCGTCTCAAGGAACAGTATAAGCAGGACAGAAATTCGATCAAGCAAAAGCTGGCAAGATATCTATAA
- a CDS encoding SulP family inorganic anion transporter, translating into MIKNYIHRLKTEFENYNAGKFGKDVMSGITVAAVALPLALAFGVSSGADAAAGLITAIIAGFIISAFSGASFQISGPTGAMTAVLITIVSKYKLQGVFIVSMIAGIILLIAGICKLGKIVNIIPSPVVTGFTSGIAIIIALGQIDNFFGTVSRGDTVIEKLTSYGSIGFSPNAQAVITGLIVIAVMVLWPKKWNTKIPSSFIGIIIAALASNILGFDVATVGAIPKTFLPPIRLDIAAIDLKAIPQMISPAITIAALGMIESLLCGASASRMKNESFDADQELIAQGIGNIIIPFFGGVPATAAIARTSVAIKSGCQTRLTGIFHAVGLLLSMFLLSDIMSKLPLSALAGVLIVTAWRMNEWHSIKYIFRNKFKSAAAQFLVTMACTVIFDLTIAIIIGVLLAMIIFVINAITINISLSEAKRANTAEKKPDNDGITLVYVTGIIFFANIEKLKKKLSSLDVKNTLIVSMRGVSGVDMNGALGIIDIISDYSKAGKKIIFCGLQNSVKQMIERVDVSNDIPRDCCYSNTDKAFTEYAEA; encoded by the coding sequence ATGATCAAAAATTATATCCACAGACTAAAAACAGAATTTGAAAACTACAATGCCGGAAAATTCGGCAAAGATGTGATGTCGGGCATTACAGTCGCGGCGGTTGCATTGCCTCTTGCTCTTGCGTTCGGCGTAAGCTCGGGCGCAGATGCCGCGGCAGGACTCATAACCGCAATAATTGCGGGCTTCATTATAAGCGCTTTTTCAGGCGCGTCATTTCAAATAAGCGGTCCCACAGGCGCAATGACCGCCGTACTTATAACAATAGTATCGAAATATAAGCTTCAGGGCGTATTTATTGTCAGTATGATTGCCGGAATCATACTCCTTATCGCAGGAATATGTAAGCTCGGAAAAATCGTGAACATAATTCCCTCCCCTGTGGTCACTGGTTTTACCTCCGGCATAGCAATAATTATCGCGCTTGGTCAGATAGATAATTTTTTCGGAACCGTATCAAGAGGTGATACAGTAATTGAAAAGCTCACGTCTTACGGCTCCATTGGTTTTTCTCCAAATGCGCAGGCTGTCATAACCGGTCTTATCGTTATTGCAGTTATGGTTTTATGGCCGAAAAAATGGAATACAAAAATCCCTTCTTCTTTTATAGGTATCATTATTGCGGCTTTGGCATCTAATATACTCGGCTTTGATGTAGCGACAGTCGGTGCTATTCCGAAAACATTTCTACCTCCGATAAGGCTTGATATAGCGGCAATTGATTTAAAGGCAATTCCGCAGATGATTTCACCGGCGATTACAATAGCCGCGCTGGGAATGATAGAAAGCCTGCTGTGCGGAGCAAGCGCATCCCGTATGAAAAACGAAAGCTTTGACGCGGATCAGGAGCTGATCGCACAGGGGATCGGCAATATTATAATTCCCTTTTTCGGCGGAGTTCCCGCGACTGCGGCAATAGCACGCACCAGCGTCGCGATAAAATCCGGCTGCCAAACGCGTCTTACCGGTATATTTCACGCAGTCGGCCTGCTTCTTTCGATGTTTTTGCTCAGTGATATCATGTCGAAGCTGCCTCTTTCCGCGCTTGCCGGAGTGTTGATCGTAACCGCATGGCGCATGAACGAGTGGCATTCAATTAAATATATATTCAGAAACAAATTCAAATCCGCAGCGGCTCAATTCCTCGTCACGATGGCCTGCACCGTTATTTTTGACCTGACAATAGCGATAATCATCGGTGTATTGCTGGCTATGATCATTTTCGTGATAAACGCGATAACGATAAATATAAGCCTTTCCGAAGCAAAACGCGCAAATACTGCCGAAAAAAAGCCGGATAATGACGGTATCACGCTTGTTTATGTAACCGGCATAATCTTCTTTGCCAATATAGAAAAATTAAAGAAAAAGCTTTCTTCTCTTGATGTGAAAAACACATTGATAGTGTCGATGCGCGGAGTATCCGGCGTCGATATGAACGGAGCGCTGGGTATTATTGATATTATCTCCGACTACAGCAAAGCCGGTAAAAAAATAATATTCTGCGGTTTACAGAACAGCGTTAAGCAAATGATCGAGCGCGTCGACGTAAGCAATGATATACCCCGCGATTGTTGTTATTCAAATACAGATAAAGCTTTCACCGAATATGCCGAAGCGTAA